Sequence from the bacterium genome:
GCGAACGCCATCGCCCGGCCGAGGCCGCCGGCGGTCGCCGCGGCGCCGTCACCGTCCAGGTCGGCGCACACCACGGCGTCGCCGCGTGCGGCGAGCCGCCGGGCGGTGGCCGCCCCGATCCCACTGGCAGCGCCGGTCACAAGTGATACCTGCATGATGCTGTTCTCCTCGCTGGGACGGTCGTAGCCCGAAGCGGCGGCCGATCCGGGGTGGTCTGCCGCCGGTGGATGCTCGAGGTCGTTCAGGGACGCTCGTGGTCGTAGACGCGCTCGGGGCTGATAATGAGGATGACCCGCTCGGACTGGATGGGCGCCGGATAGGCGGTGCCCATGTACTTCATGGCGAGTTCCTCGATGTTCTCCCGAGCCTGCGGGCCCCGGATCTCGGCGGTCACCCGGCCCCGCACCTCGCTGAAGATGTAGGGGTTCTCGTTGTCCGGCAGCAGGATCGTGACGCGGGGGTCGGCCGCCACGTTGCGGTACTTGCGGCGGTGCACCTCGGTGTTCATGATGAGGTTGGTGCCGTCGGTGTCGACCCACATGACGTGGTTCTGCGGCTGCCCGTCCGGCAGCAGGGTCGAGAGGACGGCGAAGGTCTTGGCCTTGGCGCGGGCGATGGCCTTGTCGCTCAGCGGCTGGGTGGATGCGGCGGCGTTCATGGCGGTGGTTCTCCTCTCCGGCGCCCGTGCGTGCCGGTTCCGGGCACGGCGACGGCTCAGTCTAGGAACCTCCACCGGTTGCTCCCTCGATCGGGCTCCGAAGACCCGTCGACCGGAGCTCGCGGGGGCGCCGCGCCGGGTGGCGCCCACGGGCGCATGTCCGCATCCCGCCCTGGGCGTGGTAAGAACATCGCTCGTGCAGCCACACCAACCGACGCACC
This genomic interval carries:
- a CDS encoding PPOX class F420-dependent oxidoreductase gives rise to the protein MEVPRLSRRRARNRHARAPERRTTAMNAAASTQPLSDKAIARAKAKTFAVLSTLLPDGQPQNHVMWVDTDGTNLIMNTEVHRRKYRNVAADPRVTILLPDNENPYIFSEVRGRVTAEIRGPQARENIEELAMKYMGTAYPAPIQSERVILIISPERVYDHERP